Proteins co-encoded in one Pocillopora verrucosa isolate sample1 chromosome 1, ASM3666991v2, whole genome shotgun sequence genomic window:
- the LOC131781676 gene encoding E3 ubiquitin-protein ligase LRSAM1 isoform X1 yields MAVGDGGVDEAVEQLINTASALGSTTIDLSNKRLTQFPAEVLNLHQLEFLYLEGNAISSLPEELFDCLPYLRWLDLRNNRITDIPPIIGKHRNLRNLLLEGNTIESLPLELGLVKSLSGLNISSNPLEFPPAFIVEKGTQEVLKFLREQYMLQLQEKGAVLVEEHPESSSSEELLFATTRDGEITREREYVDQVENERNIKADRTFKLPPIIQAAAARPKNRSVDESEENLLRGQKARKFEQEKPTRIFEQKSPVRTVKPEARSPRKDVSFYGPEKKDGKVQLKPLEGKRRKGEKSDNYLENSNSSLELDKNLYIVDSHGNERREKREKVKTKRLPKPENPQKRLPVVGSSVSHSDADVSTSHQDSSNVKETASLELQKNQLTVDEKASKETKKPKHPEYSGAHGLYSKGSKPLSVFEGDMVAVRVPEKLYIKGQPCLGKVTSLADHQGLLTVHYFTGNYGGRWRPMMSRTSPYLRKVAADNVLCKFKLTTDGRMSPITQKKLRTIVDDQRNENSDPN; encoded by the exons ATGGCGGTTGGGGATGGAGGAGTTGACGAAGCTGTTGAACAGCTGATTAATACTGCTTCTGCCTTAGGGAGTACCACTATTGACCTCAGCAATAAAAGATTAACACAATTTCCTGCAGAAGTACTTAATCTACATCAATTAGAG TTCTTGTATTTAGAGGGAAATGCAATCAGCTCCTTGCCAGAAGAGTTGTTTGATTGCCTGCCATACTTGAGATGGCTCGATTTGAGGAACAACCGGATAACGGATATTCCTCCCATAATTGGAAAACACAG aaatttgagaaatttactATTGGAAGGAAACACCATAGAATCACTACCACTAGAGCTAG gCTTAGTAAAGAGTTTATCAGGACTCAACATTTCTAGCAATCCACTTGAATTTCCTCCAGCATTTATTGTGGAAAAAGGAACTCAG GAAGTACTCAAGTTTCTCAGAGAACAGTACATGTTACAACTGCAAGAAAAAGGTGCAGTCCTTGTAGAAG AGCACCCAGAATCCTCTTCAAGTGAGGAGTTGCTATTTGCTACAACACGAGATGGTGAAATCACAA GGGAAAGAGAGTACGTGGATCAAGTTGAAAACGAGAGAAACATAAAAGCGGATAGAACTTTCAAGCTTCCGCCGATCATCCAAGCGGCAGCAGCGAGACCGAAAAACCGCTCGGTTGACGAGTCGGAAGAAAACTTGCTTAGAGGACAAAAAGCTCGGAAATTTGAACAGGAAAAACCAACGCGAATTTTTGAGCAAAAGTCCCCAGTGAGGACGGTGAAGCCCGAAGCAAGATCACCGAGGAAAGATGTTTCTTTTTATGGTCCAGAGAAGAAGGACGGGAAAGTTCAGTTGAAACCATTGGAGGGAAAACGGCGAAAGGGTGAAAAATCAGATAACTACTTGGAGAATTCGAACAGTAGTTTAGAATTGGACAAAAATTTATACATTGTGGATAGCCATGGCAATGAAAGAAGAGAGAAACGCGAGAAAGTTAAAACGAAAAGATTGCCGAAGCCTGAAAACCCTCAGAAAAGGTTGCCTGTAGTGGGGAGCTCTGTTAGTCACAGCGATGCAGATGTGTCGACTTCGCATCAAGACTCAAGCAATGTGAAAGAAACTGCCTCTTTGGAGCTCCAGAAAAATCAACTAACTGTAGATGAAaaagcttctaaagaaactaaaaaacctAAACATCCCGAATATTCAGGTGCTCATGGATTATATAGCAAAGGGTCAAAGCCATTGTCTGTATTCGAAGGGGACATGGTTGCTGTCAGAGTGCCAGAAAAGCTATACATTAAGGGACAGCCTTGTCTGGGCAAAGTAACATCATTAGCAGACCACCAGGGATTGCTCACGGTACACTATTTCACGGGTAATTATGGAGGCCGGTGGAGACCGATGATGAGCAGAACAAGCCCGTATCTGAGGAAGGTGGCTGCCGATAATGTTCTATGCAAGTTTAAATTGACTACTGATGGCCGTATGTCGCCTATCACGCAGAAGAAGTTGAGAACTATTGTTGATgatcaaagaaatgaaaacagtgACCCCAACTGA